In the genome of Lynx canadensis isolate LIC74 chromosome X, mLynCan4.pri.v2, whole genome shotgun sequence, one region contains:
- the ARHGAP36 gene encoding rho GTPase-activating protein 36 gives MGGCIPFLKAARTLCPRIMPPLLLLSAFLFLVNVLGGAPGHNPDRRTKMISIHSLSELERLKLQETAYHELMARHFLSEFKPDRALPIDRPNTLEKWFLILRGQQRVVSLKTFGIRLEEVLVNELTRRKHLELTAAMQIEESTGQASGRRRGNVVQRMFGRIRRFFSRRRDEPTLPREFTRRGRRGAVSVDSLAELEDGALLLQTLQLSKISFPIGQRLLGSKRKMSLNPIAKQIPQVVEACCSFIEKHGLSTVGIFTLEYSAERVRQLREEFDQGLDVVLDDNQNVHDVAALLKEFFRDMKDSLLPDDLYMSFLLTATLKPQDQLSALQLLVYLMPPCHSDTLERLLKALHKITENCEDSIGIDGQLVSGNRMTSTNLALVFGSALLKKGRFAKRESRKTRLGIDHYVASVNVVRAMIDNWDILFQVPPHIQKQVAKRVWKSSPEALDFIRRRNLRKIQSARIKMEEDALLSDPVETSAEARAAVLAQSKPFDEGSSEEPAVPPGTARSHDDEEGAGNPPIPEQDRPLLRVPREKEAKTGIGYFFP, from the exons ATGGGTGGCTGCATTCCTTTTCTGAAGGCAGCAAGGACACTGTGCCCCAGAATCATGCCCCCTTTGCTGTTGTTGTCCGCCTTCCTTTTTTTAGTGAACGTCCTGGGAGGAGCCCCAGGACACAATCCGGACCGCAGGACGAAAATGATATCAATACACAGTCTGTCGGAGCTAGAGCGTCTGAAGCTGCAAGAGACTGCTTACCACGAACTCATGGCCAGACATTTCCTCTCTGAATTCAAACCTGACCGAG CTCTGCCTATTGACCGTCCAAACACCTTGGAGAAGTGGTTTCTGATTCTGAGAGGACAGCAGAGGG TCGTATCACTCAAGACGTTTGGCATTCGCCTGGAAGAAGTCCTGGTGAATGAGCTTACCCGCCGCAAGCATCTTGAACTAACAGCCGCGATGCAGATTGAAGAATCCACTGGTCAGGCCTCGGGACGTCGTCGGGGAAACGTGGTGCAAAGGATGTTTGGCCGCATCAGGCGCTTTTTCAGTCGCAGACGGGATGAGCCCACCTTGCCCCGGGAGTTTACTCGCCGTGGGCGTCGA GGTGCAGTGTCCGTGGACAGCCTGGCTGAACTGGAGGATGGGGCCCTGCTGCTGCAGACCCTGCAACTTTCCAAGATTTCCTTTCCGATTGGCCAGCGACTTCTGGGATCCAAAAGGAAAATGAGCCTCAATCCGATTGCTAAACAAATCCCCCAGGTTGTTGAGGCTTGCTGCAGCTTCATTGAGAAACATG GCTTAAGCACAGTGGGAATTTTCACCCTGGAATACTCGGCAGAGAGAGTGCGTCAG CTCCGTGAAGAATTTGATCAAGGTCTGGATGTAGTGCTGGATGACAATCAGAATGTGCATGATGTGGCTGCACTCCTCAAGGAGTTTTTCCGGGACATGAAGGACTCTCTGCTGCCAGACGATCTGTACATGTCCTTCCTCCTGACAGCAA CTCTAAAGCCACAGGATCAGCTTTCTGCCCTGCAGTTGCTGGTTTATCTGATGCCACCCTGCCACAGTGATACCTTGGAGCGTCTGCTGAAGGCCCTGCATAAGATCACTGAGAACTGCGAGGACTCCATTGGCATTGACGGACAGTTG GTTTCAGGCAACCGTATGACTTCCACCAACTTGGCTCTGGTGTTTGGATCTGCTCTCCTGAAGAAGGGGAGATTTGCCAAGAGGGAGTCCAGGAAAACAAGACTGGGGATTGACCACTATGTTGCTTCTGTCAATGTGGTCCGTGCCATGATTGATAACTGGGATATCCTCTTCCAG GTGCCTCCCCATATTCAGAAGCAGGTTGCTAAGCGTGTGTGGAAATCCAGTCCTGAAGCCCTGGATTTTATCAGACGCAGGAATTTGAGGAAGATACA GAGTGCACGAATAAAGATGGAAGAGGATGCTTTACTTTCTGATCCAGTGGAAACTTCTGCTGAAGCCCGGGCTGCTGTCCTTGCTCAGAGCAAGCCCTTTGATGAAG GTTCCTCTGAGGAGCCAGCTGTGCCTCCCGGCACTGCCCGTTCCCATGACGATGAGGAAGGAGCGGGTAACCCCCCCATTCCGGAGCAAGACCGCCCATTGCTCCGTGTGCCCCGGGAGAAGGAGGCCAAAACTGGCATCGGCTACTTCTTTCCTTAG